A window of the Zeugodacus cucurbitae isolate PBARC_wt_2022May chromosome 2, idZeuCucr1.2, whole genome shotgun sequence genome harbors these coding sequences:
- the LOC105209159 gene encoding allatostatin-A, whose protein sequence is MSTHHQHAIQRTLFAPTLLLATSAALLALIAYADAKSTGIVLPQQQQQQQQPNTLLADIDNDDMRDNDLSSNDAANYDKRMERYAFGLGRRAYTYTNGGNGMKRLPVYNFGLGKRARPYSFGLGKRGEYDEDQYIDELLNGNSYGNSYGNGYDAAFFDEKRNRPYSFGLGKRSLQEPPPHRYGFGLGRR, encoded by the exons ATGTCCACCCACCATCAGCACGCCATTCAACGCACCCTGTTTGCGCCCACACTGCTACTCGCCACTTCTGCGGCTTTGTTAGCGCTCATCGCCTATGCTGATGCCAAATCGACGGGCATTGttttaccacaacaacaacagcagcagcagcaaccgaATACACTACTCGCCGACATTGATAATGACGATATGCGAGACAATGATTTGAGCAGCAACGATGCAGCGAACTACGACAAACGCATGGAACGCTACGCATTCGGTTTGGGACGACGCGCCTACACATACACCAACGGCGGCAATGGGATGAAACGCCTGCCCGTCTACAATTTCGGTTTGGGCAAACGCGCACGTCCCTACTCATTTGGCTTGGGCAAGCGTGGTGAATACGATGAAGATCAGTACATTGATGAGCTGTTGAATGGCAACTCCTATGGCAACTCTTATGGCAATGGTTACGATGCGGCATTTTTTG ATGAAAAACGCAACCGACCCTACAGCTTTGGTTTAGGCAAACGCTCACTACAGGAGCCACCACCACACCGTTACGGTTTCGGACTGGGACGACGTTAA
- the LOC105209158 gene encoding clumping factor B, with protein MKSYLVLICSVLLVGAFCAVLAAPGGNINNEPQTETEPEPESEPEPELTFPDYSINPTRVLKLLANFEDESVSISESNSESNSDSSSSSRSVSSSEENEDVKPEGRTLFLILRLLQLLSQQNSTSSG; from the exons ATGAAGTCCTACTTAGTACTGATTTGTAGCGTCCTTCTTGTTGGAGCATTCTGCGCTGTATTGGCTGCACCCGGCGGTAATATAAATAACGAGCCACAGACGGAGACGGAGCCAGAGCCAGAGTCAGAGCCAGAGCCTGAGTTAACCTTCCCAGATTATAGCATCAACCCTA CAAGAGTTTTAAAACTATTGGCCAATTTTGAGGATGAGTCCGTAAGCATCAGCGAGTCAAATAGCGAGTCAAACAGTGATTCGTCGTCTAGTAGCAGAAGCGTTTCGTCATCGGAAGAAAATGAGGACGTAAAGCCTGAAGGACGTACCTTGTTCCTTATACTACGTCTGCTGCAATTGCTATCCCAACAGAACTCTACCTCATCGGGCTAA
- the LOC105209157 gene encoding uncharacterized protein LOC105209157 → MKLYMLTIFAILTVLVLLAVAPPTNAQEAENTTTTTEQPSIPEPPSPGPGPGPFRPGPGPFRPGPGPFRPGPGAFRPFPIPRVFRPNPFNVTGNFTGRHPFPPRNSTVNLN, encoded by the exons atgaaactgTATATGCTaacaatttttgcaatattgaCCGTTTTGGTCCTGTTGGCTGTTGCACCGCCGACAAATGCACAAGAag CTGAgaatactactactactaccgaGCAGCCATCGATACCAGAACCTCCGAGTCCAGGACCAGGACCTGGACCATTCAGACCTGGACCGGGACCTTTCAGACCTGGACCGGGACCATTCAGACCTGGACCTGGAGCTTTCAGACCATTTCCTATACCAAGAGTTTTCCGTC CTAACCCATTCAACGTAACTGGAAATTTTACTGGCCGTCACCCCTTCCCTCCACGCAACTCAACTGTCAATTTAAATT AG
- the LOC128919861 gene encoding TATA box-binding protein-associated factor RNA polymerase I subunit B-like — protein sequence MQDGDELANNTNLVCKVCGERQFTLREGFYYCQECGTKQEQVRAVEIEQEEDFIEGKNKKRIKIKTLKAEKPNLTSWECYNYILRGLVNDLLSFGAKEELKLMTLQLWTAYLRRNEVAFFSRKRVELPKLGVRYLQRFTCLQN from the exons atgcAAGACGGCGATGAACTTGCCAATAACACTAATTTAGTTTGTAAAGTTTGCGGGGAGCGCCAATTTACATTACGTGAAGGTTTCTACTACTGCCAGGAATGCGGTACGAAGCAAGAACAAGTGCGTGCTGTGGAAATCGAGCAAGAGGAAGATTTTATAGaaggaaaaaataagaaaaggattaaaataaaaacgctCAAAGCAGAGAaac CAAATCTCACATCATGGGAATGTTATAATTACATTTTACGCGGTCTTGTCAACGATCTGCTATCGTTCGGTGCTAAAGAAGAGCTAAAATTAATGACACTTCAACTGTGGACAGCTTATTTGCGACGAAATGAAGTGGCATTCTTTAGTAGAAAACGTGTTGAGTTGCCGAAGTTGGGCGTACGCTATTTACAGAG ATTTACTTGCTTGCAAAACTAA